The region GGTAGAACATGGTTACAATGCTTATGGGGTCGAACTTAACTATAACAACTGCATGAAAGTAAAAGACTTGCTCGGTGATAACATCATTAACGCCGATCTATATTCAGCCCGGTTTTCCGCGAGGATGTTCGATGTCATTTACATGCGGGACGTATTTGAACATGTACCTGATCCGAAGAGAATGCTGTATGAAATGAACCGGATCGCTAACGACGGCTGTGTAATATACATCGAAGTTCCCAATATCGAAGGCCTGATCTACAAAATCGTTAAAGAAAAGCATGTCTGTGTATTCGGTTTTGAGCATCTGAACTATTGGTCACCGCAATCTCTTGCGCGAATTCTAGGAACCTGCGGGTTTGAAGTCGCAGAAATTAAACACGAATCGTTGGACTTTACTCTCAGCAGACTGCTGGCCCATTTTTGCGAGGCAAGCTTTACAAGCATTGAGCCAGTGCACTATCCCGCAATCGTCAAGCTATTAGCGAGGTTTGTTAGTCTGGGGTTTTCCCTGCCCCTCCTATCGACCATTGATAAGCGGCTTACGCCATTGATAGCCGACTCCATGAGGCGCGGTAGCGTAATAAAAACGATTGCCAGAAAAACTGGGGATATTTTGTTAATATGATGGAAAAAAATACCAAAAGGAGCAACTATGAAAAAAGTAGCATTGATTACCGGGATAACAGGGCAAGATGGGGCATACCTAGCCCAGTTTCTGTTAAATAAAGGCTATATCGTTCACGGACTGCGCCGCAGAAGTTCTTCTTTCAATACCGGAAGAATCGACCATATCTACCGCGATATCCATGAGACGGACGTTAAATTTTTCCTTCACTACGGTGACCTAACCGACGCGACAAATATAATCCGCATAATTCAACAGGTTCAACCTGACGAGATTTACAATCTGGCTGCGCAAAGTCATGTCCATATTTCTTTTGAGACGCCAGAATACACCGCAAATGCCGATGCACTTGGAACATTGCGAATTCTAGAAGCAATACGTATTCTGGGGTTGAACCAGAAATGCAGATTCTATCAGGCATCAACGAGCGAGCTTTTCGGGAAAACCGCCGATTTTGCTCCCCAAAACGAGAAAACCCCCTTTTATCCGCGGAGCCCATATGCTGCTGCGAAGATATATTCATACTGGATTACGGTCAATTATCGCGAAGCATATAAAATC is a window of Selenomonadales bacterium 4137-cl DNA encoding:
- a CDS encoding class I SAM-dependent methyltransferase, whose amino-acid sequence is MDNYEDRLKSALINQHKKWFDHNTRSLRPEHAQEINCPVCDLAAHKLYFQKDWFKFVKCSECGMVFLNPRLNEKATYDFYNSEWTAIYNERKFDAVPRTIKLDDIINETNLNLLENFADKRTDGNRGNLLEIGTGSGFFIRKAVEHGYNAYGVELNYNNCMKVKDLLGDNIINADLYSARFSARMFDVIYMRDVFEHVPDPKRMLYEMNRIANDGCVIYIEVPNIEGLIYKIVKEKHVCVFGFEHLNYWSPQSLARILGTCGFEVAEIKHESLDFTLSRLLAHFCEASFTSIEPVHYPAIVKLLARFVSLGFSLPLLSTIDKRLTPLIADSMRRGSVIKTIARKTGDILLI